A genomic region of Spartobacteria bacterium contains the following coding sequences:
- a CDS encoding sulfite exporter TauE/SafE family protein, whose translation MFIDSLGLSSNQWMIITFTALLMGMAKTGLSGFSLFAVSLMAVSFGARASTGLLLPLLNMADVMAIVYYHRHTDWHFVWRLMPGSIVGIGLAVLAGNAINDTQFRMVIGVIILCCLVAMVWNEYRGGRTTIKDHWSLASLTGFLCGFSSMIGNAAGPILAIYLLSLRLNKNTYIGVTAWFFALVNIVKFPMHVFFWHTITWKTLSIDAMMIPAIILGAFIGVVAVRLIPEKIYRLFIIVSSAIAAFKLF comes from the coding sequence ATGTTTATTGATTCGTTGGGATTATCATCGAATCAGTGGATGATCATTACGTTTACCGCACTGCTCATGGGCATGGCGAAAACCGGGTTGTCTGGCTTTTCTCTTTTTGCTGTATCACTCATGGCGGTTTCCTTTGGTGCCAGAGCCTCGACCGGACTGCTGCTGCCCCTTCTCAATATGGCGGATGTCATGGCGATTGTTTATTACCATCGCCATACCGACTGGCATTTTGTATGGCGACTTATGCCGGGGAGCATCGTCGGTATCGGGCTTGCGGTTCTGGCAGGAAATGCGATCAATGACACCCAGTTCCGCATGGTCATCGGCGTCATTATTCTCTGCTGCCTGGTCGCCATGGTCTGGAATGAATACCGAGGTGGTCGCACGACGATAAAGGATCACTGGAGTCTGGCTTCATTAACTGGTTTTCTTTGCGGGTTTTCGTCGATGATCGGTAATGCGGCCGGGCCTATTTTGGCTATTTATCTGCTTTCGTTGCGGTTAAATAAAAATACTTATATCGGTGTGACCGCTTGGTTTTTTGCTCTGGTCAATATCGTTAAGTTCCCCATGCATGTTTTTTTCTGGCACACCATCACTTGGAAAACACTGTCCATTGATGCAATGATGATTCCTGCAATCATTCTCGGTGCTTTCATCGGCGTGGTGGCTGTGCGGCTTATTCCCGAAAAAATCTACCGCCTTTTTATTATCGTTTCCTCGGCCATCGCCGCCTTTAAACTTTTTTAG